A single genomic interval of Notolabrus celidotus isolate fNotCel1 chromosome 13, fNotCel1.pri, whole genome shotgun sequence harbors:
- the ttll2 gene encoding probable tubulin polyglutamylase TTLL2, translated as MAASLVFRLHDRGPDLVREVLLERGWEEYDEEEREEEDWNLYWRGSTFRNSEYLNLLPWQRLNHHPKTVGITRKDFLARNLRRMRATLGSSLYDFSPTAFILPNDYTRFLSEYNKLRLTRGASVYWICKPVDLSRGRGIFIFEDIKDLVYDCSMIVQRYISDPLLISGYKFDLRIYVCVKTFHPLTVYIHQEGLVRFSTEKYNLTSLRNLFAHLTNTSINKFGPFYKTQKERVGQGCKWTMSKFRHFLHSQDINQNLLWQRISNIVTLTLLTIAPSVPSCPNCVELFGFDILVDVKFKPWLLEVNYSPALTLDCQTDITVKKRLIGDLIDLMNYTLVDSLRTKAFQRQAYKKSCFHANFSSDALIPLLPKLKEAEFQKQGKGGRPSQTLPKLKPTRHFEKMNQRPSKLANNQQRFPSVDFNKGGIKTHTSTTLNLMLDPHSRSNVSGVNRQTCPALAPWMRVNRSLLQSEVTNCDETETEAETELPAQTDVSCSIHDLPKKRLGFRWKLPDINRRSNKPEGVPFEGNEALIGHHAPPLRVGDFIRTFPFNAATLKASQHELEVKVIIQELHKLTGQLAKSEKKKRKRKEEEGKDRDGEEDFDSLLWGPKDPPLISQCLKHN; from the exons ATGGCTGCATCCCTGGTGTTCAGACTCCACGACCGAGGTCCCGATCTGGTGAGGGAGGTGCTGCTGGAGCGAGGATGGGAGGAATATgacgaagaagagagggaggaagaagactGGAACCTGTACTGGAGGGGATCTACCTTTCGGAACTCTGAGTATCTCAATCTGCTACCATGGCAGCGACTCAACCACCATCCCAAGACTGTTGGCATCACACGCAAG GACTTCTTGGCACGTAACCTGAGGAGGATGAGAGCCACGTTGGGTTCATCTCTTTATGACTTCAGTCCCACCGCCTTCATACTCCCCAACGACTACACCCGCTTCCTGTCTGAATACAACAAGCTGCGTCTGACCAGAGGAGCGTCCGTGTACTGGATTTGTAAACCTGTGGATCTCTCCAGAGGTAGAGGGATCTTCATCTTTGAGGACATCAAGGACCTGGTCTACGACTGCTCCATGATCGTACAAAGGTACATCAGCGACCCTCTTCTGATCTCTGGGTACAAGTTCGACTTGAGGATCTACGTGTGCGTGAAGACTTTTCACCCGCTGACTGTTTACATCCACCAAGAAGGGTTGGTGCGGTTCTCCACTGAGAAGTACAACCTGACGTCTCTCCGAAACCTGTTCGCTCATCTCACCAACACCAGCATCAACAAGTTTGGACCTTTCTACAAAACCCAGAAAGAAAGAGTGGGCCAAGGGTGCAAGTGGACCATGAGCAAGTTCAGGCACTTTCTCCACAGCCAGGACATCAACCAGAATCTTTTATGGCAGAGGATCAGCAACATCGTGACTCTGACCCTTCTTACAATCGCCCCTTCTGTGCCGTCTTGTCCGAATTGTGTGGAGCTCTTTGGGTTCGATATCCTTGTAGACGTCAAGTTCAAACCTTGGCTGCTTGAAGTCAACTACAGCCCGGCGTTGACTCTGGATTGCCAGACAGATATCACGGTGAAGAAGAGGCTCATCGGCGATCTGATTGATTTGATGAACTATACGTTGGTGGACAGCTTGAGAACAAAGGCTTTTCAAAGACAAGCGTACAAGAAGTCGTGCTTTCATGCTAACTTCTCCTCAGATGCTTTGATACCTCTGCTCCCAAAGTTGAAAGAAGCTGAGTTTCAGAAGCAAGGAAAGGGTGGCCGGCCTTCTCAGACTCTCCCTAAGCTCAAACCTACACGCCACTTTGAAAAGATGAACCAAAGACCGTCCAAGCTAGCTAACAACCAACAACGCTTTCCCTCAGTTGACTTCAACAAAGGTGGGATAAAAACCCACACCAGCACGACCCTAAACCTGATGCTTGACCCTCACTCAAGGTCAAACGTGTCAGGGGTTAACAGGCAGACATGTCCTGCTCTTGCACCCTGGATGAGGGTCAACAGAAGTCTTCTTCAGTCTGAGGTTACAAACTGTGACGAGACTGAAACAGAAGCCGAGACTGAGCTCCCGGCGCAGACAGACGTTTCCTGTTCGATACATGATCTCCCAAAGAAGAGGCTGGGGTTCAGATGGAAGCTCCCAGACATTAACAG AAGGAGCAACAAGCCAGAGGGGGTACCCTTTGAGGGAAACGAGGCACTGATCGGACACCATGCTCCTCCACTCAGAGTCGGTGACTTCATACGGACGTTTCCGTTTAACGCAGCCACCCTGAAGGCCTCGCAGCATGAACTGGAAGTTAAAGTCATCATACAGGAGCTTCACAAGCTGACAGGTCAGCTGGCAaaatcagagaagaagaagaggaagagaaaagaggaggaagggaaggaCAGAGATGGTGAAGAAGACTTTGATTCTTTGCTGTGGGGGCCAAAAGACCCTCCGTTGATCAGTCAATGCTTAAAACACAACTAG